From one Brevundimonas sp. PAMC22021 genomic stretch:
- the pgk gene encoding phosphoglycerate kinase, producing MTFRTLDDATDLAGKTALVRVDFNVPMEGGKVTDDTRLRVALPTIERLRNAGAKVALLAHFDRPKGDRVPSMSLKPVVDDLERLLGAPVRFAEDCVGDEARAVIADLDAGGVALLENVRFHKGEEKNDPAFAQQLAALGDLYVNDAFSAAHRAHASTEGLARLLPAYAGESMRRELEALDKALGSPIKPVLGIVGGSKVSTKLDLLKNLVGKLDQLAIGGGMANTFLYAQGVDIGGSLAEKDMADTAREIMAEAEAKGCELLLPVDVVVATEVRPGVDARAVKVGDALSADDKILDAGPETVARLTAAMDAARTLIWNGPLGVFEVPPFDAATVAAAKHAAELAKAGKLTAVAGGGDTVAALNHAGVANDMTFVSTAGGAFLEWMEGKPLPGVEALRA from the coding sequence ATGACCTTCCGCACTCTCGACGACGCCACGGACCTCGCCGGCAAGACCGCCCTGGTCCGCGTGGACTTCAACGTGCCGATGGAGGGCGGCAAGGTCACCGATGACACCCGCCTTCGCGTCGCCCTGCCGACGATCGAGCGCCTGCGGAACGCGGGCGCCAAGGTCGCCCTGCTGGCTCACTTCGACCGTCCCAAGGGCGATCGCGTGCCGTCGATGAGCCTGAAGCCGGTGGTCGATGATCTGGAGCGACTGCTGGGCGCCCCGGTTCGCTTCGCCGAAGACTGCGTGGGTGACGAGGCCAGGGCTGTGATCGCCGATCTCGACGCGGGCGGCGTGGCGCTCTTGGAAAACGTCCGCTTCCACAAGGGCGAGGAGAAGAACGATCCCGCGTTCGCGCAACAGTTGGCGGCTCTCGGCGACCTCTATGTCAACGACGCCTTTTCGGCCGCCCACCGGGCGCACGCCTCGACGGAAGGCCTGGCGCGCCTGCTGCCCGCCTATGCCGGCGAGTCGATGAGGCGCGAACTTGAGGCGCTGGACAAGGCGCTGGGCAGCCCGATCAAGCCGGTGCTGGGCATCGTCGGCGGCTCCAAGGTCTCGACCAAGCTGGACCTCCTGAAGAACCTGGTGGGCAAGCTCGATCAGCTGGCCATCGGCGGCGGCATGGCCAACACCTTTCTCTACGCCCAGGGCGTGGATATCGGCGGCTCGCTCGCCGAAAAGGACATGGCCGACACCGCGCGCGAGATCATGGCCGAAGCCGAGGCCAAGGGCTGCGAACTGCTGTTGCCCGTCGATGTGGTGGTCGCAACAGAGGTCAGGCCCGGTGTCGACGCCCGCGCGGTCAAGGTTGGCGACGCTCTGTCGGCTGACGACAAGATCCTGGACGCGGGCCCCGAAACCGTCGCGCGCTTGACCGCCGCCATGGACGCCGCCCGGACTCTGATCTGGAACGGCCCCCTCGGCGTGTTCGAGGTTCCGCCCTTCGACGCCGCGACCGTCGCGGCCGCCAAGCATGCGGCGGAACTGGCCAAGGCCGGCAAGCTGACCGCGGTTGCTGGCGGCGGCGACACGGTGGCGGCGCTGAACCACGCGGGCGTGGCCAACGACATGACCTTTGTCTCCACCGCCGGAGGCGCCTTCCTGGAGTGGATGGAAGGCAAGCCCCTGCCCGGCGTCGAGGCCCTGCGCGCCTGA
- the fba gene encoding class II fructose-bisphosphate aldolase (catalyzes the reversible aldol condensation of dihydroxyacetonephosphate and glyceraldehyde 3-phosphate in the Calvin cycle, glycolysis, and/or gluconeogenesis), with translation MARITLRQLLDHAAENDYGLPAYNINNMEQGLAIMEAAEAVNAPVIIQASRGARSYANDIVLAKLIDALAELYPNIPVCMHQDHGNGPATCATAIQYGFTSVMMDGSLMEDAKTPASYEYNLDVTRRVTEMAHSCGVSVEGELGVLGSLETGMGEAEDGHGFEGKLDHSELLTDPDQAVEFVAATKVDALAIAMGTSHGAYKFTKKPDGDILAMHVIEEIHRRLPDTHLVMHGSSSVPQDLQDIINQYGGQMPQTWGVPVEEIQRGIKHGVRKINIDTDNRMAITGAIRKVLMEKPGEFDPRAYLKPAKEAMRKLCIERYQQFGCEGMADKIKPLSTAQMAKRYASGELNPHFRTAASQAA, from the coding sequence ATGGCGCGCATCACGCTGCGACAGCTGCTCGACCACGCGGCCGAGAACGACTACGGCCTGCCGGCCTACAACATCAACAACATGGAACAGGGCCTGGCGATCATGGAGGCGGCCGAGGCGGTCAACGCCCCTGTCATCATCCAGGCCTCTCGCGGCGCGCGCTCCTACGCCAACGACATCGTGCTGGCCAAGCTGATCGACGCGCTGGCGGAGCTCTATCCGAACATCCCGGTCTGCATGCACCAGGACCACGGCAACGGCCCGGCCACCTGCGCCACCGCCATCCAGTACGGCTTCACCTCGGTGATGATGGACGGCTCGCTGATGGAGGACGCCAAGACCCCAGCCTCCTACGAATACAACCTCGACGTCACCCGTCGCGTCACCGAGATGGCGCATAGCTGCGGCGTATCGGTCGAGGGCGAGCTGGGCGTGCTGGGTTCGCTCGAGACCGGCATGGGCGAGGCCGAAGACGGCCACGGCTTCGAGGGCAAGCTGGATCACTCCGAACTGCTGACCGACCCGGATCAGGCGGTCGAATTCGTCGCCGCCACCAAGGTCGATGCGCTCGCCATCGCCATGGGCACCAGCCACGGCGCCTACAAGTTCACCAAGAAGCCGGATGGCGACATCTTGGCCATGCATGTGATCGAGGAAATCCACCGCCGCCTGCCCGACACCCACCTGGTGATGCACGGCAGTTCTTCCGTGCCGCAGGACCTGCAGGACATCATCAACCAGTACGGCGGCCAGATGCCCCAGACCTGGGGCGTGCCGGTCGAGGAGATCCAGCGCGGCATCAAGCACGGCGTGCGCAAGATCAACATCGACACCGACAACCGCATGGCCATCACCGGCGCGATCCGGAAGGTGCTGATGGAAAAGCCGGGCGAGTTCGACCCCCGCGCCTATCTGAAGCCGGCCAAGGAAGCGATGCGCAAGCTCTGCATCGAACGCTATCAGCAGTTCGGCTGCGAGGGCATGGCCGACAAGATCAAGCCCTTGTCCACCGCCCAGATGGCCAAACGCTACGCCTCGGGCGAACTCAACCCGCACTTCCGCACGGCGGCGTCACAGGCCGCCTAA
- a CDS encoding RluA family pseudouridine synthase, with translation MTNAFFDDDDLARERLDARIDAPGVRLDKALSDAFPSLSRARLQALLAEGAVTRDGLPVSTGSAKALPGLYAVALPPIAPADPQPEAIPLVVLFEDADLIVVDKPAGMAAHPAPGCETGTLVNALLHHCGASLSGIGGVARPGIVHRLDKDTSGVMVAAKSDRAHAGLSALFAAHDIERTYIALTRGAPSPPRDRILTRIGRSSGDRKKMAVLRVGGREAITDYVVQRTFGQPAKASGAPLAARVACTLQTGRTHQIRVHLASRGAPLLGDPVYGSGSPAAPVRAAITQAGLARQALHAAVLGFSHPVTGEALRFETDPPADMQRLEHLLTAL, from the coding sequence GTGACCAACGCCTTTTTCGACGACGATGATCTTGCCCGAGAGCGGCTGGACGCGAGGATCGACGCTCCCGGCGTCCGCCTCGACAAGGCCTTGTCGGACGCCTTTCCCAGCCTCTCCAGAGCCCGCCTCCAGGCCCTGCTGGCGGAAGGCGCCGTGACCCGCGACGGGCTGCCCGTCAGCACCGGCTCGGCCAAGGCCTTGCCCGGCCTCTACGCCGTCGCCCTTCCGCCCATCGCGCCGGCCGATCCCCAGCCCGAGGCCATTCCGCTGGTCGTGCTGTTCGAGGACGCCGACCTGATCGTGGTCGACAAACCCGCCGGGATGGCCGCCCACCCGGCGCCCGGTTGCGAGACGGGCACCCTGGTCAACGCCCTGCTGCACCACTGCGGCGCGTCCCTGTCGGGCATTGGCGGCGTGGCGCGCCCCGGCATCGTCCACCGGTTGGACAAGGACACCTCAGGCGTCATGGTCGCCGCCAAATCGGACCGCGCGCACGCCGGCCTCTCCGCCCTGTTCGCCGCCCACGACATTGAGCGCACCTACATCGCCCTGACCCGCGGCGCCCCATCGCCTCCGCGGGACCGCATCCTGACCCGCATCGGCCGCTCCAGCGGCGATCGCAAGAAGATGGCCGTACTGCGCGTCGGCGGGCGAGAGGCGATCACCGACTATGTCGTCCAGCGCACCTTTGGTCAGCCCGCCAAGGCATCGGGCGCGCCGCTCGCCGCCCGCGTGGCCTGCACGCTCCAGACCGGCCGCACCCATCAGATTCGCGTGCACCTGGCCTCCAGAGGCGCGCCGCTGCTGGGCGACCCCGTCTATGGCTCCGGCAGCCCCGCCGCGCCCGTTCGCGCCGCTATCACCCAGGCCGGCCTTGCCCGCCAGGCTCTCCATGCCGCCGTGCTGGGCTTCAGTCATCCGGTGACGGGTGAGGCCTTGCGCTTCGAGACCGATCCGCCTGCGGACATGCAGCGCCTCGAGCACCTGCTGACGGCGCTCTAA
- the rpoH gene encoding RNA polymerase sigma factor RpoH: protein MAANSSLTIMSPEQGLSRYLTEIRKFPMLTKDEEFMLAKRWSEHQDPEAAHRLVTSHLRLVAKIAMGYRGYGLPIGEVISEGNVGLMQAVKKFDPDKGFRLATYAMWWIRASIQEYILRSWSLVKMGTTAAQKKLFFNLRKAKSQISAFEEGDLHPEHLSAIATKLGVSEEEVTNMNRRLGGDASLNAPLRADGESEWQDWLADDTAVSQETKLAEDEERGLRMGLLQEAMEELTDREKHILTERRLKDDPVTLEELASQYGVSRERVRQIEVRAFEKLQKAMRAAAEERNLVDA from the coding sequence ATGGCCGCCAACAGCTCGCTCACCATCATGTCGCCCGAACAGGGCCTGTCGCGCTATCTCACGGAAATCCGCAAGTTTCCGATGCTGACCAAGGACGAGGAGTTCATGCTGGCCAAGCGTTGGTCCGAGCACCAGGACCCTGAGGCCGCGCACCGTCTCGTCACCTCCCACCTGCGCCTCGTGGCCAAGATCGCCATGGGCTATCGCGGCTATGGTCTGCCGATCGGCGAAGTCATCTCCGAAGGCAACGTCGGCCTGATGCAGGCGGTCAAGAAGTTCGATCCGGACAAGGGCTTCCGCCTGGCCACCTACGCCATGTGGTGGATCCGCGCCTCGATCCAGGAATACATCCTGCGCTCCTGGTCGCTGGTGAAGATGGGCACCACCGCCGCCCAGAAGAAGCTGTTCTTCAACCTGCGCAAGGCCAAGAGCCAGATCTCGGCCTTCGAGGAAGGCGACCTGCATCCCGAACACCTCTCGGCCATCGCCACCAAGCTGGGCGTGTCGGAGGAAGAGGTCACCAACATGAACCGCCGGCTCGGCGGCGACGCTTCGCTGAACGCGCCCTTGCGCGCCGACGGTGAAAGCGAATGGCAGGACTGGTTGGCCGACGACACCGCCGTCTCGCAGGAGACCAAGCTAGCCGAGGACGAAGAGCGCGGTCTGCGCATGGGCCTGCTTCAGGAAGCGATGGAAGAGCTGACCGACCGCGAAAAGCACATCCTGACCGAGCGTCGCCTCAAGGACGATCCGGTGACGCTGGAGGAACTGGCCAGCCAGTACGGCGTCTCTCGCGAACGCGTGCGCCAGATCGAGGTCCGGGCGTTCGAGAAGCTGCAAAAGGCCATGCGCGCCGCTGCAGAAGAGCGCAATCTGGTCGACGCCTGA
- a CDS encoding two-component system response regulator yields the protein MFAADPKTLNRIAPSIRRIVIADPNPASARLLMDIMKVIGSREVFIESDEERALELLRDVEPGMVFTERRGETLNGETLTRRLRRSSMICRTAPVIMVTSDATASSIKGARDAGVHEFLRKPFTAGDLFKRIENVALKARPWIEAVGYVGPDRRRFNSGEYAGARKRKADAASNETTIDPKTQALRILAAALAQFNQDPMQAARAVKQQVDTLKALAASTGDINLAIAANGLDAYLSGGGVTKDGLAQPIGAILALSAPVPQTRAG from the coding sequence TTGTTCGCCGCCGATCCCAAGACGCTGAACCGGATCGCTCCGTCCATCCGGCGGATCGTGATCGCCGACCCGAATCCGGCGTCGGCGCGGCTGCTGATGGACATCATGAAGGTGATCGGTTCGCGCGAGGTCTTCATCGAGAGCGATGAGGAACGGGCGCTGGAACTGCTGCGCGACGTCGAGCCGGGGATGGTGTTCACCGAACGGCGGGGCGAGACGCTGAACGGCGAGACGCTGACGCGGCGACTGCGGCGCTCGTCCATGATCTGCCGGACGGCCCCGGTGATCATGGTGACGAGCGATGCGACCGCCAGCTCGATCAAGGGCGCGCGAGACGCCGGGGTGCATGAGTTTCTGCGCAAGCCGTTCACCGCCGGCGACCTGTTCAAGCGCATCGAGAACGTCGCACTGAAGGCTCGGCCGTGGATCGAGGCCGTCGGCTATGTCGGACCCGACCGGCGCCGCTTCAATTCGGGGGAATACGCCGGCGCGCGCAAGCGCAAGGCCGATGCGGCGTCGAATGAAACGACCATCGACCCAAAAACCCAGGCGTTGCGCATCCTCGCGGCCGCACTCGCCCAGTTCAATCAAGACCCGATGCAGGCGGCCCGTGCGGTCAAGCAGCAGGTCGATACGCTGAAGGCGCTGGCGGCCAGCACCGGCGACATCAATCTGGCGATCGCGGCGAACGGACTGGACGCCTATCTCAGCGGGGGCGGCGTGACCAAGGATGGTCTGGCCCAGCCGATCGGGGCGATCCTGGCGCTAAGCGCGCCGGTGCCGCAGACGCGCGCGGGCTGA
- a CDS encoding adenylosuccinate synthase produces MANVAVVGAQWGDEGKGKIVDWLSNRADWVVRFQGGHNAGHTLVVGDVTYKLSLLPSGVVQGKPSVIGNGVVVDPWALIDEIGRIEAQGVKITPELLTLADNACLILPLHRDLDQAREAQAGQTKIGTTGRGIGPAYEDKAGRRAIRVGDLSDPEALDAKIERLLAHHNALRRGLDLAEVDVASLKAELLAIAPKVLPFASQPVWRMLDQAYRDGKRILFEGAQGTLLDVDHGTYPYVTSSNTVAGQAAAGSGLGPRSVGYVLGIVKAYTTRVGEGPFPTELFDEAGKRIAERGREFGTVTGRARRCGWFDAVLARQSIAINGIHGIALTKLDVLDGFEELKICVGYRIGGREFDYLPAGMKDQAAAEPIYETIEGWSESTQGARSWKDLPANAIKYVRRIEELIAAPVALLSTSPERDDTILMHDPFQG; encoded by the coding sequence TTGGCGAACGTGGCGGTGGTCGGCGCTCAGTGGGGCGACGAGGGCAAGGGCAAGATCGTGGACTGGCTGTCCAACCGCGCCGACTGGGTCGTGCGGTTCCAGGGCGGGCACAATGCGGGCCACACGCTGGTCGTCGGCGACGTCACCTACAAGCTGAGCCTGCTGCCAAGCGGCGTGGTCCAAGGCAAGCCGTCGGTGATCGGCAACGGGGTCGTGGTCGATCCCTGGGCGCTGATCGACGAAATCGGACGGATCGAGGCGCAAGGGGTGAAGATCACGCCCGAACTGCTGACGCTCGCGGACAACGCCTGCCTGATCCTGCCGCTGCACCGCGACCTGGATCAGGCGCGCGAGGCCCAGGCCGGTCAGACCAAGATCGGCACCACCGGACGGGGCATCGGCCCGGCCTATGAGGACAAGGCCGGGCGGCGCGCGATTCGTGTCGGCGACCTGTCGGACCCGGAAGCGCTGGACGCCAAGATCGAACGACTGCTGGCGCACCACAATGCGCTGCGGCGCGGGCTGGACCTGGCGGAAGTGGATGTCGCCAGCCTGAAGGCCGAGCTGCTGGCCATCGCGCCCAAGGTGCTGCCGTTCGCCAGCCAGCCGGTGTGGCGCATGCTGGATCAGGCGTACCGCGACGGCAAACGCATCCTGTTCGAAGGCGCGCAGGGCACGCTGCTGGACGTCGATCACGGCACCTATCCCTATGTCACCTCGTCCAATACGGTGGCGGGGCAGGCGGCGGCGGGATCGGGCCTGGGGCCGCGTTCGGTCGGCTATGTGCTTGGCATCGTCAAGGCCTACACCACGCGGGTGGGCGAAGGGCCGTTCCCCACCGAGCTGTTCGACGAGGCCGGCAAGCGCATCGCCGAGCGCGGGCGCGAGTTCGGCACGGTCACGGGTCGGGCGCGTCGCTGCGGCTGGTTCGACGCGGTGCTGGCGCGACAGTCGATCGCCATCAACGGCATCCACGGCATCGCCCTGACCAAGCTCGATGTGCTGGACGGGTTCGAGGAACTGAAAATCTGCGTCGGCTATCGCATCGGCGGGCGCGAGTTCGACTATCTGCCGGCCGGCATGAAGGACCAGGCCGCAGCCGAGCCGATCTATGAGACGATCGAAGGCTGGTCCGAAAGCACCCAAGGTGCGCGGTCCTGGAAGGACCTTCCGGCCAATGCGATCAAATATGTCCGCCGGATCGAGGAACTGATCGCCGCGCCGGTTGCGCTGCTGTCGACCAGCCCTGAGCGGGACGACACCATCCTGATGCACGACCCCTTCCAGGGGTGA
- a CDS encoding phosphoserine transaminase encodes MRVIDKPQTKPERPWFSAGPTAKRPDYALEGLPTKLMGRGIRAPEVVERFAHGLRLTREVLEVPDDYVMLYTPGSDTGAVEAALWGMLGARGVQVIAYENFGLTWAADVRDHLKLEPEVLEAPWGELPDLSRVDWSKDVVFPWNGTTSGVRVPDADWIDADRQGLAVCDATSAAFAMPLPWDKLDVVTFSFQKALGGEAGIGVMALSRRAVERLDVYRPDRAIPKVLRIADKNGFDRSLADGVAINTFSILTIEDWIDALDWAKSVGGLSELIRRTNANYAALAEWVERTDWIDFLPERPEIRSTTSVCLKFTDARVESLDAKAQKAFVTRFKALLEGEGAVFDMEPHRNAPPGLRLWCGCTVETADVRAATPWLEWSFQTAVSEVG; translated from the coding sequence ATGAGGGTGATCGACAAGCCCCAGACCAAGCCCGAACGACCGTGGTTTTCGGCCGGGCCGACGGCCAAGCGGCCGGACTATGCGCTCGAGGGCCTGCCGACGAAGTTGATGGGCCGCGGCATTCGGGCGCCGGAGGTGGTGGAGCGGTTCGCGCACGGCCTGAGGCTGACGCGCGAGGTGCTGGAGGTGCCGGACGATTACGTCATGCTCTATACGCCCGGGTCTGACACCGGAGCGGTGGAGGCGGCTCTGTGGGGCATGCTGGGCGCGCGCGGCGTGCAGGTGATCGCCTATGAGAACTTCGGCCTGACGTGGGCGGCGGATGTGCGCGATCACCTGAAGCTGGAGCCGGAGGTGCTGGAGGCGCCTTGGGGCGAGCTGCCCGACCTGTCGCGCGTGGACTGGTCGAAAGACGTGGTGTTCCCGTGGAACGGCACCACGTCGGGCGTGCGGGTGCCGGATGCGGACTGGATCGATGCGGACCGACAGGGGCTGGCGGTCTGCGACGCAACCTCGGCCGCCTTCGCCATGCCGTTGCCGTGGGACAAGCTGGATGTGGTGACGTTCAGCTTCCAGAAGGCGCTGGGCGGCGAGGCGGGCATCGGGGTCATGGCGCTGTCGCGGCGGGCGGTGGAGCGGCTGGACGTTTATCGTCCCGATCGGGCGATTCCTAAGGTGCTGCGGATCGCCGACAAGAACGGTTTTGATCGTTCGCTGGCCGACGGCGTGGCGATCAACACCTTCTCGATCCTGACCATCGAAGACTGGATCGACGCGCTGGATTGGGCGAAGTCGGTCGGCGGCCTGTCCGAGCTGATCCGGCGCACAAACGCCAACTACGCCGCGCTGGCCGAGTGGGTGGAGCGGACGGACTGGATCGACTTCCTGCCGGAGCGGCCGGAAATCCGATCCACGACTTCGGTCTGCCTGAAGTTCACGGATGCGCGCGTGGAAAGCCTGGACGCCAAGGCGCAGAAGGCGTTCGTGACGCGGTTCAAGGCGCTGCTGGAAGGCGAGGGCGCCGTGTTCGACATGGAGCCGCACAGGAACGCGCCGCCGGGCCTGCGCCTTTGGTGCGGTTGCACGGTCGAGACGGCCGACGTACGCGCCGCCACCCCCTGGCTGGAGTGGTCGTTCCAGACTGCGGTGTCAGAGGTCGGATAA
- a CDS encoding DnaJ C-terminal domain-containing protein, with protein sequence MASDPYKELGVSRTASPEEIKKAFRKLAKELHPDRNPGDKPAEDRFKRITAAFDILGDEDKKAKYDQGAIDADGNEQFRGFGGGRASGSPFGQGGSSGFGFGREGGPGGRANFEGVDLDEIFGMFGGGGRRPAGPQRGQDVRATLEISLEDAIAGATRRIQFSDGRTLDVTIPKGATDGQTIRLKGQGGPGRGGEAGDALIELRLAPHPLFRREGADLVMDLPVSVPDAVLGGKVRVPTPEGAVSMTIPKGSNSGRVLRLKGRGAHEGGRRGDLLARLMVTLPDAPDETLVRFAEDWRDKRPYQPGQ encoded by the coding sequence GTGGCGAGCGATCCCTACAAGGAATTGGGCGTGTCCCGAACCGCCTCTCCCGAGGAGATCAAGAAGGCGTTCAGGAAGCTGGCCAAGGAGCTGCATCCCGACCGCAACCCGGGCGACAAGCCGGCCGAAGACCGGTTCAAGCGCATTACCGCCGCCTTCGACATCCTGGGCGACGAGGACAAGAAGGCCAAATACGACCAGGGCGCCATCGATGCGGACGGCAACGAGCAGTTCCGCGGCTTTGGCGGCGGGCGGGCCAGCGGCAGTCCGTTCGGACAGGGCGGATCGAGCGGGTTCGGCTTCGGCCGCGAAGGCGGGCCGGGCGGTCGCGCCAACTTCGAAGGCGTCGATCTGGACGAAATCTTCGGCATGTTCGGAGGCGGCGGACGCCGACCAGCCGGGCCGCAGCGTGGTCAGGACGTGCGGGCGACGCTGGAGATCAGCCTGGAAGACGCCATCGCCGGCGCCACGCGGCGCATCCAGTTCTCGGACGGGCGCACGCTGGACGTGACCATCCCGAAAGGCGCGACCGACGGCCAGACCATCCGCCTAAAAGGTCAGGGCGGGCCGGGGCGCGGCGGCGAGGCCGGCGACGCCCTGATCGAACTGAGGCTGGCGCCGCATCCGCTGTTCCGGCGCGAAGGCGCCGATCTGGTGATGGACCTGCCGGTATCGGTCCCCGATGCGGTGCTGGGCGGCAAGGTGCGCGTGCCGACGCCAGAGGGCGCGGTGTCGATGACCATTCCCAAGGGCTCGAACTCGGGCCGGGTGCTGAGGCTGAAAGGGCGCGGGGCTCACGAGGGCGGACGACGCGGCGACCTCTTGGCGCGGCTGATGGTGACGCTGCCAGACGCGCCGGACGAGACGCTGGTGCGCTTTGCCGAGGATTGGCGTGACAAGCGGCCGTACCAGCCGGGGCAATGA